One part of the Vitis riparia cultivar Riparia Gloire de Montpellier isolate 1030 chromosome 8, EGFV_Vit.rip_1.0, whole genome shotgun sequence genome encodes these proteins:
- the LOC117919591 gene encoding thylakoid ADP,ATP carrier protein, chloroplastic produces MREEKGVLVWRSIPGLEASNTGLVGSPVPQLQWRKNGFSGISCNFASVSVLDRGFQNELPPTSTPTAAQVFKHPLALVALVPKDISLFTAGAVAGAAAKSVTAPLDRIKLLMQTHGLRVGEESAKKAIGFIEAITLIGKEEGLKGYWKGNLPQVIRIIPYSAVQLFAYETYKKLFRGKDGELSVIGRLAAGACAGMTSTFVTYPLDVLRLRLAVEPGHQTMSEVALNILREEGVASFYKGLGPSLLGIAPYIAVNFCVFDLVKKSLPEKYQKRTESSLLTGLVSATIATVMCYPLDTVRRQMQMKGAPYKTVLDAIPGIVERDGFIGLYRGFVPNALKTLPNSSIRLTTFDSVKRLIAAGEKEFQRIVEENSKKQNQKESR; encoded by the exons ATGAGGGAGGAGAAGGGTGTTTTAGTCTGGCGAAGTATCCCAGGCCTTGAAGCTTCCAACACCGGTCTCGTTGGAAGCCCAGTCCCGCAATTGCAATGGAGAAAGAACGGGTTCAGTGGGATTTCTTGTAATTTTGCCTCTGTTTCAGTGCTAGACAGGGGATTTCAGAACGAGCTGCCACCCACGTCCACCCCGACGGCGGCTCAGGTCTTCAAGCATCCCCTAGCTTTGGTGGCTTTGGTGCCCAAAGACATCTCTCTGTTTACTGCCGGCGCAGTTGCCGGAGCGGCGGCCAAGAGCGTCACGGCGCCTCTTGACCGTATCAAGCTTCTCATGCag ACTCATGGCTTGAGAGTTGGGGAAGAAAGTGCTAAGAAGGCAATTGGTTTTATTGAG GCCATAACATTGATTGGAAAGGAAGAAGGACTTAAAGGGTACTGGAAAGGCAACCTTCCTCAG GTGATACGTATCATACCTTACAGTGCCGTCCAGCTGTTTGCTTATGAAACTTACAAG AAACTTTTTAGGGGAAAGGATGGTGAGCTCTCTGTTATTGGTAGACTTGCAGCAGGTGCTTGTGCTGGCATGACGTCCACTTTT GTAACTTACCCTCTAGATGTACTTAGGTTAAGGCTAGCAGTTGAGCCAGGCCATCAAACTATGTCTGAG GTTGCCTTAAACATACTAAGAGAGGAAGGAGTTGCATCCTTCTATAAGGGTCTTGGACCTTCTCTTCTTGGAATAGCACCTTACATTGCTGTGAACTTTTGTGTTTTTGATTT GGTGAAGAAGTCTTTGCCAGAGAAGTACCAAAAGAGGACTGAAAGCTCTCTATTGACTGGTTTAGTGTCAGCTACCATTGCCACAGTCATGTGCTATCCTTTGGACACAGTTAGAAGGCAAATGCAAATGAAGGGTGCACCTTACAAAACAGTGCTGGATGCTATTCCAG GTATTGTGGAACGGGATGGTTTTATTGGATTATACAGGGGGTTTGTTCCCAATGCGTTGAAAACCCTACCAAACAGCAG CATTCGGCTTACCACCTTTGATTCAGTTAAACGACTGATTGCGGCTGGTGAGAAAGAGTTCCAAAGAATTGTTGAGGAAAATAGCAAGAAACAAAACCAGAAGGAGAGTCGTTGA